The following proteins come from a genomic window of Streptomyces sp. NBC_00539:
- a CDS encoding methionine ABC transporter permease, protein MTWSEMQPLLTQGTYDTLYMVLWSTLVTVAGGLPIGILLVLTDRGGLLQNQPLNKALGVIVNIGRSLPFIILLIALIPVTTAVVGTFIGPTAMIVPLAIGAVPFFARLVETAVREVDHGLVEAVESMGGGVPTLVGKVLLPQALPSLIAGVTTTVITLVGYSAMAGAVGGEGLGSKAITYGFQRFETGFMVATVVVLIALVTVIQLIGDGVVRLLARRGRTT, encoded by the coding sequence GTGACCTGGTCGGAAATGCAGCCCCTGCTCACCCAGGGCACCTACGACACCCTCTACATGGTGCTGTGGTCGACGCTGGTCACCGTCGCCGGCGGACTGCCCATCGGCATCCTCCTCGTCCTCACCGACCGCGGCGGCCTGCTCCAGAACCAGCCGCTCAACAAGGCGCTCGGCGTGATCGTGAACATAGGCCGGTCGCTGCCGTTCATCATCCTGCTGATCGCGCTGATCCCCGTCACCACCGCCGTCGTCGGCACGTTCATCGGCCCCACCGCCATGATCGTGCCGCTCGCCATCGGCGCCGTCCCCTTCTTCGCCCGGCTCGTCGAGACGGCCGTCCGCGAGGTGGACCACGGCCTCGTCGAAGCCGTCGAGTCCATGGGCGGCGGTGTCCCGACCCTGGTCGGCAAGGTCCTGCTGCCGCAGGCCCTGCCCTCCCTGATCGCCGGCGTCACCACCACCGTCATCACCCTCGTCGGCTACTCGGCGATGGCGGGCGCGGTCGGCGGCGAAGGACTCGGCTCCAAGGCCATCACCTACGGCTTCCAGCGCTTCGAGACCGGGTTCATGGTCGCCACCGTCGTCGTGCTGATCGCACTCGTCACCGTGATCCAGCTGATCGGCGACGGCGTCGTACGTCTCCTCGCCCGCCGCGGCCGCACCACCTGA
- a CDS encoding MetQ/NlpA family ABC transporter substrate-binding protein → MRKNIKLTAFAAASAALALGLTACGSSSDPSSTKADGGKVDASKPLVIAASPSPHADILNFVKDKLAAKDGLKLEVKEFTDYVLPNTATEQGQVDGNYFQHKPYLDDFNKKNGTHIVPVVNVHLEPLGLYSKKVKAIGDIKAGQTIAVPNDTTNEGRALQLLAANNLIALKEGVGTGAKLSDITDKKGLEFKELEAATVPRALNDVDAAVINGNYALEAKLAPAKDALILEKADGNPYANFLAVKDGNQSDPRIQKLAKLLNSDEVKKFIEDKYQGSVTPAFGAPAA, encoded by the coding sequence GTGCGTAAGAACATCAAGCTCACCGCCTTCGCCGCCGCCTCCGCCGCGCTCGCCCTCGGCCTCACCGCCTGCGGCAGCTCCTCGGACCCGTCCTCCACCAAGGCCGACGGCGGCAAGGTCGACGCGAGCAAGCCGCTCGTCATCGCGGCCTCCCCGAGCCCCCACGCCGACATCCTGAACTTCGTCAAGGACAAGCTGGCGGCCAAGGACGGGCTCAAGCTGGAGGTGAAGGAGTTCACCGACTACGTCCTGCCCAACACCGCCACCGAGCAGGGCCAGGTCGACGGCAACTACTTCCAGCACAAGCCGTACCTCGACGACTTCAACAAGAAGAACGGCACCCACATCGTGCCCGTCGTCAACGTGCACCTGGAACCCCTCGGCCTCTACTCCAAGAAGGTCAAGGCCATCGGTGACATCAAGGCCGGCCAGACGATCGCCGTCCCCAACGACACCACCAACGAGGGCCGCGCGCTCCAGCTGCTCGCCGCCAACAACCTGATCGCCCTCAAGGAGGGTGTCGGCACCGGCGCCAAGCTGTCCGACATCACCGACAAGAAGGGCCTGGAGTTCAAGGAGCTGGAGGCCGCCACGGTCCCGCGCGCCCTGAACGACGTCGACGCCGCCGTCATCAACGGCAACTACGCCCTGGAAGCCAAGCTCGCGCCCGCCAAGGACGCCCTGATCCTGGAGAAGGCCGACGGCAACCCCTACGCCAACTTCCTCGCGGTCAAGGACGGCAACCAGAGCGACCCGCGCATCCAGAAGCTCGCCAAGCTCCTGAACTCCGACGAGGTCAAGAAGTTCATCGAGGACAAGTACCAGGGCTCGGTCACCCCGGCCTTCGGCGCTCCCGCGGCCTGA
- a CDS encoding GNAT family N-acetyltransferase: MTTTFPDVTISTDRLVLRPFEEEDVTALAEMMNDEQVIAWTSAPHPYTRADAHDWATRRSHAERTEGRGIVLAVTEFLTHRLVGAVHLRNTDWRTRSTEVGYLTAPWARGEGYASESVLAVAQWLFSDRHFERLELRTAADNAASQQVAQKIGCISEGVLRSACIVRTQTADGSWAETRSDLIVWGLVPEDLDEAGDYDDPGYGERYEFRERAEVSGHTAGADRRRSWAPEAL, encoded by the coding sequence ATGACTACCACCTTCCCGGACGTCACCATCAGCACGGACCGGCTGGTGCTGCGCCCCTTCGAGGAAGAGGACGTCACCGCGCTCGCCGAGATGATGAACGACGAGCAGGTCATCGCGTGGACCTCCGCCCCCCACCCCTACACCCGGGCCGACGCCCACGACTGGGCCACCCGGCGTTCGCACGCCGAACGCACCGAGGGGCGCGGCATCGTCCTCGCCGTCACCGAGTTCCTCACCCACCGCCTCGTCGGCGCCGTGCACCTGCGCAACACCGACTGGCGCACCCGCAGCACCGAGGTCGGCTACCTCACCGCCCCCTGGGCCCGCGGCGAGGGCTACGCCAGCGAGTCCGTCCTCGCGGTCGCCCAGTGGCTGTTCAGCGACCGCCACTTCGAGCGCCTCGAACTGCGCACCGCCGCCGACAACGCCGCCTCCCAGCAAGTGGCCCAGAAGATCGGCTGCATCAGCGAGGGCGTCCTGCGCAGCGCGTGCATAGTGCGCACCCAGACCGCGGACGGCTCCTGGGCCGAAACCCGCAGCGACCTCATCGTGTGGGGCCTGGTCCCCGAGGACCTCGACGAAGCCGGCGACTACGACGACCCCGGATACGGCGAGCGGTACGAGTTCCGGGAGCGGGCCGAAGTGAGCGGCCACACGGCCGGCGCCGACCGGCGGCGGTCCTGGGCGCCGGAGGCGCTGTGA
- the cbiE gene encoding precorrin-6y C5,15-methyltransferase (decarboxylating) subunit CbiE, with translation MADRVTVIGWDGSALTAAARSALSAATLVAGAAHHLALPEVPPAAERIRLGSVGLAARRIAGHRGTAVVFADGDPGFFGVVRTLRAPEYGLEVEVVPAVSSVAAAFARAGMPWDDAQVVVAHPRTLRRAVNVCRAHPKVAVLTSPGAGPAELALLLGPVHRTFVICEELGTTRERVTVLTSDKAADHSWRDPNVVIVIGGQASAAAEPAWLLGQNAARTAGRGWARPQPGTGEGESAPLRAAQLARLGPRPGDLVWDIGAGSGALAVDAAAFGAAVIAVDADPGACERVTALARTRGVLVQVVAGRAPLVLEDLPEPDVVRVGAGGAEVVSAVADRRPERIVSHASTRDEAEAIGRALTEHGYAVECALLQSVGLDTRTWDEQDRSVVFLLAAERPRTAPAGPGSATGVG, from the coding sequence ATGGCCGACCGGGTCACGGTGATCGGCTGGGACGGCTCCGCGCTGACCGCGGCCGCCCGGTCCGCGCTCTCCGCCGCCACCCTGGTGGCCGGCGCCGCCCACCACCTCGCCCTGCCCGAGGTACCGCCCGCCGCCGAACGCATCCGCCTCGGCAGCGTCGGCCTCGCCGCCCGCCGGATCGCCGGCCACCGCGGCACCGCCGTCGTCTTCGCCGACGGCGACCCCGGCTTCTTCGGAGTCGTGCGCACCCTGCGCGCCCCCGAGTACGGCCTCGAAGTCGAGGTGGTCCCCGCCGTCTCCTCGGTCGCAGCCGCCTTCGCCCGCGCCGGGATGCCCTGGGACGACGCCCAGGTGGTCGTCGCCCACCCCCGGACCCTGCGCCGCGCCGTCAACGTCTGCCGCGCCCACCCCAAGGTCGCCGTCCTCACCTCGCCCGGCGCCGGGCCGGCCGAACTCGCCCTGCTCCTCGGCCCGGTCCACCGCACCTTCGTCATCTGCGAGGAACTGGGCACCACCAGGGAACGGGTCACCGTCCTCACCTCCGACAAGGCGGCCGACCACAGCTGGCGCGACCCCAACGTCGTCATCGTCATCGGCGGCCAGGCCTCCGCCGCGGCCGAACCCGCCTGGCTGCTCGGCCAGAACGCGGCCCGCACCGCCGGACGCGGCTGGGCCCGGCCGCAGCCCGGCACCGGCGAAGGCGAGTCCGCCCCGCTGCGCGCCGCGCAGCTCGCCCGCCTCGGCCCCCGCCCCGGCGACCTCGTCTGGGACATCGGCGCCGGCTCCGGCGCACTCGCCGTGGACGCCGCCGCGTTCGGCGCCGCCGTCATCGCCGTCGACGCCGACCCCGGCGCGTGCGAACGCGTAACTGCCCTCGCCCGCACGCGCGGAGTGCTGGTCCAGGTCGTCGCCGGACGGGCACCCCTCGTACTCGAAGACCTGCCCGAACCCGACGTCGTACGCGTCGGCGCCGGGGGAGCGGAGGTGGTCTCCGCCGTCGCCGACCGCCGGCCCGAACGGATCGTCAGCCACGCCTCCACCCGCGACGAGGCGGAGGCCATCGGCCGCGCCCTCACCGAACACGGGTACGCCGTCGAATGCGCGCTGCTCCAGTCCGTCGGGCTCGACACCCGCACCTGGGACGAACAGGACCGTTCCGTCGTGTTTCTCCTGGCAGCCGAACGACCCCGAACTGCCCCGGCAGGCCCCGGCTCCGCCACCGGGGTAGGCTGA